In Diabrotica undecimpunctata isolate CICGRU chromosome 9, icDiaUnde3, whole genome shotgun sequence, the DNA window aattggaaaataaaaaattgggcaGTTCCTTTGTTACTgcaaaacaaagatttttacgTTTAGAGAAAAAATTTGGAAATgatcaaaatttttataatgaatataaaaaagttattgaagaGTATCTAACGCTACAACACGCAAAAGTTATACCTTTAAACTTGTATGATAatgtcactaacaaaataaaatattttataccacATCGTGCAGTGATCAGAGAACAGGCAACATCCACGAAACTTCGCATCGTATATGACTTTTCTGCCAAATCTACCTCGGGATATTCGCTGAATGATCTTACACTAAAAGGTTATCAAGTACAGGATAATTTATTTGATATTCTTTGCCGGTTTAggacttttaaatttattttgactgCGGATATAAAGATGATGTATAGAGAAATTGAAATGTCACCCAAACACcgctatttacaaaatatattgtGGAGAGATTCACCCTCTGAGGATTTTAAATGCATTGAATTGTCCCGTCTCAGTTTTGGACaaaattgttctccatttttaGCCACCCGCGTCATTAAAGATATTGCACAAAATAACCCTCAATTTCCGCTAGCAGCTAGCGCTTTGTTATATCAAACATATATGGATGACATCTTAGGTGGAACCGATCGATTTTCTGAGCTTGAAGTACTTTATGGAGAATTGAGTCAAATATTGAACCAGCATGGTTTCTCTTTACATAAATGGTCTTCTAATTCGCTTCGTTTTTTAAATAAGATTTCTGATCAAAACGCGGTGGAACTGGATTTGAATTTGGATGATGCACCTTGCAAAATTTTGGGTTTAAAATGGGATTCAAAAACGGATCATTTAAAAATTGATGTAAATAACGCTACTAAATTAGACCGCATTACAAAACGTCAAATTCTTTCATGTATTAGTTCTTGTTTTGACCCTCTAGGTTTGGTAAACCCTTTAATTGTGAAGGGAAAACTCTTAATGCAAGAACTATGGCAGATGAAGGTTTCATGGGACGAACCGATAATTATTTTACGCATAATAGATCAGTGggagaaatttaatgaaaatttagcTCAAATCGCTCATATCAAAATTCCGCGGTTCGTCTTTTTTGACTTCTTAGCATAGATTTACATGGATTTAGTGATGCAAGTCAAGTTGCATACGGTGCTTGTATCTATATAGTGGCACGATATGCAAATAATTCCTTGTCATCAAATCTTGTTGCCGCAAAATCGCGTGTCGCACCGTTGAAAAGCAAGCTTACCATTCCTAAACTCGAATTAATAGCCATGGAACTCTTAGTCAAATTGATTGAAAAAATTATAACGACCTTTAAAAACCGTGCAAAGATTAATTCTATAAACGCATGGTCAGATTCGCAAATTGCTCTCAGCTGGATTAA includes these proteins:
- the LOC140451004 gene encoding uncharacterized protein; translation: MLEKFWKVEELPYTQSHIDEDKIAKTLFQTTTRILDSGRYQVEMPLRQLENKKLGSSFVTAKQRFLRLEKKFGNDQNFYNEYKKVIEEYLTLQHAKVIPLNLYDNVTNKIKYFIPHRAVIREQATSTKLRIVYDFSAKSTSGYSLNDLTLKGYQVQDNLFDILCRFRTFKFILTADIKMMYREIEMSPKHRYLQNILWRDSPSEDFKCIELSRLSFGQNCSPFLATRVIKDIAQNNPQFPLAASALLYQTYMDDILGGTDRFSELEVLYGELSQILNQHGFSLHKWSSNSLRFLNKISDQNAVELDLNLDDAPCKILGLKWDSKTDHLKIDVNNATKLDRITKRQILSCISSCFDPLGLVNPLIVKGKLLMQELWQMKVSWDEPIIILRIIDQWEKFNENLAQIAHIKIPRFVFFDFLA